A section of the Agarivorans litoreus genome encodes:
- a CDS encoding IS630 family transposase produces MKIILTPQQKQQLEQMHDSTRDGRVRDRIKAVLLASEGWSQVMISQALRIHESTVARHLSDYVLSEKLKPENGGSQSKLSATQTMHLIEHLTEKTYSHTHQVVAYVKETFGLDYTVSGMNKWLHHNGFSYKQPKGVPHKFDETKQRAFIEAYEALKTSCGEDESILFIDAVHPTLSTKITHGWIRTGQEKVIETTGNRSRLNLIGALNLSDIGATVVSDYESINSENIVRFFCKLRESYPLGHKLHIILDGAGYHRSNLVKDAAFVLNIELHYLPPYSPNLNPIERLWKVMNEKSRNNVYFKNKRDFKAAIDQFFSVTLQEIAGSLASRVNDNFQVLKPASSS; encoded by the coding sequence ATGAAAATTATACTGACTCCTCAACAGAAACAGCAACTCGAGCAGATGCATGATTCCACTCGCGATGGTCGAGTGCGAGACCGTATCAAAGCGGTATTACTTGCTTCTGAAGGTTGGAGTCAGGTGATGATTTCTCAAGCCCTTCGCATCCACGAGTCGACAGTCGCTCGACATCTCAGCGACTATGTTCTTTCTGAAAAACTTAAGCCCGAAAATGGCGGAAGCCAAAGTAAACTTTCTGCTACTCAAACCATGCACCTAATCGAGCATTTGACCGAGAAAACCTATTCTCACACTCATCAAGTTGTCGCCTACGTTAAAGAGACATTTGGACTTGATTATACGGTTTCTGGTATGAACAAGTGGCTTCATCACAATGGTTTTAGCTACAAGCAACCGAAAGGCGTTCCACACAAGTTTGATGAGACAAAACAACGGGCGTTCATCGAAGCTTATGAAGCTCTAAAGACAAGCTGTGGCGAGGATGAATCGATATTGTTTATCGATGCCGTTCACCCGACGCTATCGACCAAAATCACCCATGGCTGGATACGTACAGGCCAAGAAAAAGTGATTGAAACAACGGGCAACCGTAGTCGGTTAAACCTTATTGGCGCACTGAATTTATCCGATATTGGAGCGACGGTTGTTAGCGATTACGAAAGCATTAACAGTGAAAATATTGTTCGTTTTTTCTGTAAGCTCAGAGAGAGTTACCCGTTAGGCCATAAGCTTCATATCATTTTAGATGGTGCGGGATATCACCGTAGTAACTTAGTCAAAGATGCCGCGTTTGTCCTTAATATTGAATTGCATTACCTCCCACCTTACAGTCCAAACCTCAACCCAATAGAGCGGTTATGGAAGGTAATGAACGAGAAGTCGAGAAACAACGTTTATTTCAAAAATAAACGAGACTTTAAGGCGGCGATAGACCAATTTTTTTCTGTGACTCTTCAGGAGATCGCAGGCTCCTTGGCATCTCGAGTGAACGATAATTTTCAGGTACTCAAGCCTGCATCTTCAAGTTGA
- a CDS encoding bifunctional transcriptional activator/DNA repair enzyme AdaA encodes MEQSPLQSHREYQQISQAMAYLVEHQQQQPELKDLAEDIGLSESHLQRLFSQWAGVSPKRFLQYLTLQKAREQLFESRSVLELAYDVGLSSGARLYDLFVNIEAVTPGEAKAQGEGLTIHYGWGITPFGCAFIATTHRGICQLSFCEAEQQQIPLEELTKAWPKAKCIHDDDAIRPLLTQIFSQKAPPKQALSLWLKGTNFQLQVWQALLKVPSGNLCSYQFLAQQVSSANATRAVASAVAKNPIAFIIPCHRVIRRSGALGGYRWGLDRKQLMMGREAVLAEQSNQYGESA; translated from the coding sequence ATGGAGCAAAGTCCATTGCAATCGCATCGAGAGTATCAGCAAATAAGTCAAGCAATGGCCTATTTAGTTGAACACCAACAGCAGCAACCAGAACTTAAAGATTTGGCCGAAGATATAGGGTTGAGCGAGTCTCACTTGCAGCGTTTATTTAGCCAATGGGCTGGGGTATCGCCAAAGCGCTTTTTGCAGTATCTCACTTTGCAAAAAGCGCGCGAGCAGTTGTTTGAATCACGCTCGGTATTAGAGCTTGCTTACGATGTTGGCTTATCAAGCGGTGCCCGTTTATACGACTTATTTGTAAACATTGAAGCGGTAACACCTGGTGAGGCTAAGGCTCAAGGTGAAGGTTTAACTATTCATTATGGCTGGGGAATCACGCCCTTTGGTTGTGCATTTATTGCGACTACGCATAGAGGGATTTGCCAGTTAAGTTTCTGTGAAGCAGAGCAGCAGCAAATACCATTGGAAGAGCTCACCAAGGCGTGGCCTAAAGCCAAATGTATTCATGATGATGATGCGATAAGGCCCTTGTTGACTCAAATATTTAGCCAAAAAGCGCCTCCTAAACAAGCTTTATCGTTATGGCTAAAAGGAACAAACTTTCAGTTACAAGTGTGGCAAGCTTTGTTAAAAGTGCCTAGCGGCAATTTGTGTTCTTACCAGTTTTTGGCACAGCAGGTGAGCTCGGCTAATGCGACTCGCGCAGTTGCCAGCGCTGTCGCAAAAAATCCCATCGCATTTATTATCCCTTGTCACCGTGTGATTCGCAGAAGTGGTGCTTTGGGTGGCTATCGCTGGGGGCTAGATAGAAAACAATTAATGATGGGCCGCGAAGCGGTATTGGCTGAGCAAAGTAATCAATATGGGGAGAGTGCATGA
- a CDS encoding tRNA-uridine aminocarboxypropyltransferase has protein sequence MLVNRFLQLYAQRKASATTQFKGRGARRERCQTCQMPQQHCFCEQAVLQDSNCGFVLLMHNKEVLRPSNTGRFIADLIPDTYAFIWQRTDPCQALIKLCEQPQWQPYVVFPAAFSQPERVREKVELTQGCKPLFIMLDGSWREARKMFHQSPWLDKFPVISINPEQASSYGLRSRPIKGQWATAEVAAQLLAMNGEKNNGKLLEQRFSQFTQQTLAGRSH, from the coding sequence ATGCTAGTGAATCGCTTTTTACAACTTTATGCCCAACGCAAAGCCTCCGCCACAACTCAATTTAAAGGTCGTGGAGCACGCCGAGAGCGTTGCCAAACCTGCCAAATGCCTCAGCAACATTGCTTTTGTGAGCAAGCTGTTTTACAAGATAGTAACTGTGGTTTTGTGCTACTAATGCACAACAAGGAAGTATTGCGCCCCAGCAATACTGGGCGATTTATTGCTGATCTTATCCCTGACACCTACGCGTTTATTTGGCAACGAACAGATCCTTGCCAAGCCTTAATTAAGCTATGCGAGCAACCACAATGGCAACCTTATGTGGTTTTCCCCGCTGCATTTAGTCAACCAGAGCGAGTAAGAGAAAAAGTAGAATTAACACAAGGTTGTAAGCCCTTATTCATTATGCTGGATGGTAGTTGGCGCGAGGCCAGAAAAATGTTTCACCAAAGCCCTTGGTTAGATAAATTTCCCGTCATTTCGATTAATCCCGAGCAAGCTTCTAGTTATGGATTACGTTCGCGGCCCATAAAAGGCCAATGGGCCACAGCAGAAGTAGCAGCCCAATTACTCGCGATGAATGGAGAAAAAAACAATGGCAAACTGCTGGAGCAACGCTTTAGTCAATTTACTCAACAAACCCTTGCTGGCAGGAGCCATTAA
- a CDS encoding MFS transporter, whose translation MFKPKAASWISLYFSGLFFAWGIFLPFWALWLESEGLDPSQIGMLLGFSMLARFLGNVLLMPRIKSAKHLLPGVRWVSFASILVVASLCWLNGYFWLTVLTLAANFFIATLIPLGDAVATKWVSQLQLDYGRVRVFGSIAFIVSSTLLGLGLTYTQST comes from the coding sequence GTGTTTAAGCCTAAAGCAGCCAGTTGGATAAGCTTATATTTTTCAGGATTGTTCTTTGCCTGGGGGATCTTTTTGCCCTTTTGGGCGCTGTGGCTGGAAAGCGAGGGCTTAGATCCTAGCCAGATTGGTATGTTACTTGGCTTTAGCATGCTGGCACGTTTTCTTGGCAATGTGCTACTTATGCCGCGAATTAAATCCGCTAAACACCTTTTGCCAGGAGTTCGATGGGTGAGCTTTGCCAGTATATTGGTAGTGGCTAGCCTGTGCTGGTTAAACGGCTACTTTTGGCTAACAGTACTCACGCTTGCCGCTAACTTTTTTATTGCCACCTTAATTCCCCTCGGTGATGCTGTTGCTACTAAGTGGGTAAGCCAGCTGCAACTAGACTACGGCCGCGTTCGGGTATTTGGCTCTATTGCATTTATTGTCTCTTCTACCCTTTTAGGGCTTGGCCTCACTTATACCCAATCAACTTGA
- a CDS encoding aspartate:alanine exchanger family transporter, whose protein sequence is MNNRTTLLGALAHPSKRMMSLMLGLCTLAILFFGNAYAATVEPEASSGIAWALSYLAENPFAYLFLTLAIGYPIGRITVGGICLGATAGTLVTGILIALASSALYGITYNIPGLVEDIFLMLFMYALGMRVGPQFFSGLARGGVDFLVIGLIVVFSNFLIVFFGVKVLDLGPGYAAGIISGSYTVTAVMGVAQSAVNSGAFHLPEGVTADMVGANMAAGYAISYVLSSIFIILLIKYLPKMFGKDPVIEAQKAEGEFGGGEDGGALPGTAGTSELGFTDKQIRSYLVEHQELVGKTVNQLFKMNPHAAILKVVRDDEVIDAQDNPTLQLGDIVGVMGNYNLLLSGETKVGKEVSEPRARMTEIEVADVHVGKSEFAGKTLTEVANEIGFGIHLKSMFRAGVAIPHLPKTIVEKGDVLRIAGPVWCVEKAAKQLKAVPIVESTYTEVSFMSFALFIGFVIGHASVEIGGIPFALGTSAGCMLMGILVSWLRTRNPDFGGPTSEGARAFLNDIGLSLFVAVLAAGVGPKIMSSFQGTVVIWIAVLGLLGALVPPFLAWIYGYYFRKMNPVVLAGACAGGRNSTPALNGIQDISKSGIAAVAYPVPYALTSAIVLILGYIAMVFS, encoded by the coding sequence ATGAACAATCGAACGACATTATTAGGGGCTTTAGCCCACCCCTCTAAACGCATGATGAGCTTAATGCTGGGGTTATGCACACTAGCAATATTATTCTTTGGCAATGCTTATGCCGCCACCGTAGAACCAGAAGCATCAAGTGGCATTGCATGGGCACTTAGCTATCTTGCAGAAAACCCTTTCGCTTACCTATTTCTTACACTTGCGATTGGCTATCCCATAGGCCGCATCACGGTAGGCGGCATTTGCCTAGGCGCTACTGCCGGTACACTAGTAACAGGCATTCTAATAGCCTTAGCTTCTAGTGCCCTATACGGTATTACTTACAACATTCCAGGCCTTGTAGAAGACATCTTCTTAATGCTGTTTATGTATGCCCTAGGTATGCGTGTTGGACCACAATTTTTTTCTGGCCTAGCGCGTGGTGGGGTAGATTTTCTAGTTATTGGATTAATTGTTGTGTTCTCTAACTTCCTAATAGTGTTCTTTGGAGTGAAAGTTCTCGATTTAGGCCCTGGTTATGCTGCGGGCATTATTTCAGGTAGTTATACCGTAACTGCGGTTATGGGGGTTGCTCAATCCGCGGTAAATAGTGGAGCTTTCCATTTACCAGAAGGTGTTACTGCCGATATGGTTGGGGCAAACATGGCTGCCGGTTATGCCATCAGCTACGTATTATCTTCAATCTTCATTATCTTGTTAATTAAATACCTACCAAAAATGTTTGGTAAAGATCCAGTGATTGAAGCACAAAAAGCTGAAGGTGAATTTGGTGGTGGTGAAGACGGTGGAGCGCTCCCAGGCACAGCAGGAACTTCAGAACTAGGCTTTACAGACAAGCAAATTCGCTCTTATTTAGTCGAGCATCAAGAGTTAGTGGGTAAAACTGTAAACCAACTATTTAAAATGAATCCACATGCTGCCATTTTAAAAGTTGTGCGTGATGACGAAGTTATTGACGCACAAGACAACCCAACTCTGCAACTAGGTGACATCGTTGGCGTAATGGGCAATTACAATCTACTACTTAGTGGTGAAACTAAAGTAGGTAAAGAAGTATCAGAACCTCGTGCCCGAATGACCGAGATAGAAGTTGCAGACGTTCACGTAGGCAAAAGTGAATTTGCAGGAAAAACCCTAACAGAAGTAGCCAATGAAATAGGGTTTGGCATTCACCTAAAATCAATGTTTAGAGCTGGTGTGGCCATTCCTCACTTACCTAAAACTATTGTAGAAAAAGGCGATGTATTACGTATTGCAGGCCCTGTTTGGTGCGTAGAAAAAGCCGCAAAACAATTAAAAGCTGTACCAATCGTAGAAAGCACTTATACAGAAGTATCATTTATGTCTTTCGCACTATTTATTGGCTTTGTGATTGGCCATGCCAGTGTTGAAATAGGCGGTATTCCTTTCGCCTTAGGTACTTCAGCAGGCTGTATGCTTATGGGGATTTTAGTATCTTGGTTACGTACCAGAAATCCAGATTTTGGTGGTCCAACTAGCGAAGGTGCACGCGCATTCTTGAACGATATTGGCTTAAGCTTGTTTGTTGCAGTGCTAGCCGCAGGCGTGGGTCCTAAAATCATGTCATCATTCCAAGGTACAGTGGTGATTTGGATTGCGGTACTAGGTCTATTAGGTGCACTAGTTCCACCATTCTTAGCTTGGATATATGGTTACTACTTTAGAAAAATGAACCCTGTCGTACTAGCGGGAGCCTGTGCTGGCGGACGCAATAGCACACCAGCACTAAATGGCATACAGGACATCTCTAAAAGTGGTATTGCCGCGGTAGCTTACCCAGTACCTTATGCGCTTACTTCTGCCATTGTATTAATCCTTGGCTATATAGCGATGGTGTTCTCATAA
- a CDS encoding substrate-binding periplasmic protein yields MYKKLGYNIDIENYPAKRAQAEASNGLVDGEVMRIWSYGEQNPQLVRVPTPYYSLNTTAFYLSERALTISTLSDLERYKLVVVRGVKHTADVTANHKYVEQLSSTDKLLSFVHRGRADVALTNKVDGLVASKRLKLNEHIAYSAPLAVFPLYHYIHERERHLVAKVDEVIQAMLRSGELAQVIEQAEQQVLNSGY; encoded by the coding sequence GTGTATAAAAAACTTGGTTATAATATCGACATTGAAAATTACCCAGCAAAGCGCGCACAGGCTGAGGCATCCAATGGTTTGGTGGACGGTGAAGTAATGCGAATATGGAGTTATGGGGAGCAGAACCCGCAATTGGTTCGTGTGCCAACACCTTATTATTCACTGAACACCACCGCGTTTTACTTAAGCGAACGAGCGCTAACAATATCTACCTTGTCTGACTTAGAGCGATATAAATTAGTGGTAGTGAGAGGGGTTAAACATACTGCCGATGTTACTGCTAATCACAAGTATGTTGAACAACTAAGTAGTACTGACAAACTCCTAAGCTTTGTTCACCGAGGGCGAGCAGATGTGGCACTCACAAATAAAGTTGATGGTTTAGTCGCTTCGAAGCGATTAAAACTTAACGAACACATCGCTTATTCGGCGCCATTGGCGGTGTTCCCGCTTTATCATTATATTCATGAACGAGAGCGCCACTTAGTCGCGAAAGTGGATGAGGTAATTCAGGCGATGCTTAGGTCTGGCGAGTTAGCCCAAGTTATCGAACAAGCTGAACAACAGGTGCTAAATTCTGGCTACTAA
- a CDS encoding cold-shock protein: MSKSTGTVKWFNEKKGFGFISQQSGADVFVHFRAILGDGFKSLEEGQKVAFDVEDGQKGPQAANVELV; the protein is encoded by the coding sequence ATGTCTAAAAGCACTGGTACCGTTAAGTGGTTTAACGAAAAGAAAGGTTTTGGTTTCATTTCTCAGCAATCTGGCGCAGATGTGTTTGTACACTTCCGTGCAATTTTAGGAGACGGCTTTAAATCACTTGAAGAAGGCCAGAAAGTAGCATTTGACGTTGAAGACGGTCAAAAAGGCCCACAAGCAGCCAACGTAGAGCTTGTATAA
- a CDS encoding GNAT family N-acetyltransferase yields the protein MRPEMDLQPFAEQYLAQVLALQVAPEQQNYVKNIADILQQLSEQQSAHLMMVDKQLVGFFVIDQHYPYHQSLPLNKAVLLRSFFIDHRHQGRGYGYQAGLQLKDYVSRLHSGFEFLCLTVNCRNHAAQGLYKKCGFKDSDVLYRGGPAGPQHIYLMKLK from the coding sequence ATGAGGCCAGAGATGGATTTGCAGCCTTTTGCAGAACAATATTTAGCGCAGGTTTTGGCGCTACAAGTAGCTCCGGAGCAGCAAAACTACGTAAAAAACATCGCAGATATTTTACAACAACTGAGTGAGCAACAATCAGCGCATTTGATGATGGTTGATAAACAATTAGTCGGTTTTTTTGTGATTGATCAGCATTATCCATATCACCAAAGTTTGCCACTGAACAAGGCTGTATTGTTGAGGTCATTTTTCATCGACCATCGTCACCAAGGAAGAGGTTACGGATATCAAGCGGGTTTGCAGCTTAAGGATTATGTCTCTCGGTTACATTCAGGTTTTGAATTTTTATGCTTAACGGTAAATTGTCGCAATCACGCTGCGCAGGGTTTATATAAAAAGTGTGGATTTAAAGACAGTGACGTTTTGTATCGGGGAGGGCCAGCAGGGCCGCAGCATATCTATTTAATGAAACTAAAGTGA